aggaggtgatccaggagagaaaatgttttggacatgttaagttggaggtgttggcGGGAGTAACGAGTAAGAGGCAAAATGAGCAGCCGATAACACAACAATTGTCAACTATTTAACAATATATTTGGCATTTGTGAAGATGATGCTACAGCATCAAGAAACTACTCAAGTTATCAATGGCgcttactgtttccagagcactatactaagtgctcgggaaagtacaatacaatacagattggtagatgtaatccctgcccacaaggagcttacaatatataaTGACGTAAATTTGTTAGCGTGGATTAAGTGTGGTGTTAGAGAAGCCATTTTCAGAAACATCTATATATTTCTGTAACTCACATTAATATCTACAAACACTGATCATTACTgaaccaaaggacaactctacGGAGGATCACCATCACTTTAATGTTCTGCTTGCTTCTGAGCAGGGAGAGCCAAAGGGAGCCCTCTTGGCCAAAATTAGCCACTTTCCCCACCCTAATATGcacatatcctggctctgccacatgtctgttgtgtgatcttggacaagtcacttctctgtgcctcagcttcctcacctgtaaaatggggattaaatcctactccctcctacatagaccataagccccgtgcggacagggattgtgtccaaccctataactttgaatcaaccccagtgttcagaacagttcttggcacatagtaaatgtttaacaaatcctattattggTAGCGCTGTAGCTTACAGGCAATCCTTGAAGGGTTGATGACAAAAGTCTCAaacggtaacaataataatgattgtggtatttgttaagcacttactgcatgccaggcacttcactaagtcctggggtgaatccagcaaatcagattggacatactccctgtcccacatggggctcacagttttaatccccattttacagatgaagggaatgGGTTGGCCTGCCTGGGCAGTCTGGGATTGTAACGGAGCCTCCACAGAAAGGTCTGTGTGATGACGAGATCCAGTTCCCTGTTTCTGCCCGCTCTCTAGGTGCTCATATGAATGCCGCCATCACCTTCACCTCCTGTGTCCTGGGCCAGCTACCATGGAAGAAGTTACCCGTCTATGTGCTGGGCCAGTTTCTGGGTTCTTTCCTGGCCTCTGGCACCGTCTTCTTGCTCTACAAAGGTCAGGGCCCAGGCCTGGAGAAAAAGGGGGCGGGgaccagagagggagggagaattaggGAGAAGGAAGGTTTGGAGCAAACAATTTGGGGCGGAGGTGGGTGTTCGAGTGATGGAGGATCAACTCGGAGCAACCGagtgaggggagaggtgggggcgggagggctgAGGCCAGCGGCCCAGAGTGGGAAGTCCTGGCTTACCCCCCTCTGTGTCCCCTCCATCAGATGCTCTCTATTCCTTCTCGGGAGGAAACCTGACCGTGACGGGGCCTACTTCAACAGCTGGGATCTTCTCAACCTACCCTGCTCCTTACATGGACCTGCTTGGGGGATTTGTGAATGAGGTGAGCCGGGGTCTCCGAGCCTGGGTGGGGGAATGGGAAtgggggatgggaaagggtggGCACGATGGTCCGggagtggagggggtgaggtgggagagggtccTCTTAGGAGTTTAAGATCCCTCTTTAGTTGTGCTCTGGTGGTTCTCGAGAGTGAGGATGGGTTCTCCAGCACTTCTTGCGCCGCTATAATGTCATGCCCACCCTCCAACCTTTTCACACTCCTCCATTGCCCCACTTGCAGGGTTACTGTGCATAATAGGGTTGCAGCACAGACACACTAACTGCTGAGCATATGCATGCCAATCAAAACCCTGGGAGGGCTCCAGCCGTTCCAGGAAGGCCAGTAGAGAAATGCAAGTTTGGCAGGTGGTGCGTTCATTGAGCAAGGGCTGGACAGTGCCAGTCTCTACAGGGCAGAAGTCAGTCTCTGCCCTGggtaggaggtgggagaggagaatgagACCCTGGGCATAGGTAAAGATGGAGCTGCATTTTGGGAGGCTgttgctctgggtgggccagggagggttgggggaggacagtGAGTCTCGTTTTTCAGAGGCGGCCCTGGACAGAAAGCCCGAGAGAATCAGTCCTGGGAAATGGGCCCCGGTTATGAAATATTGATGTCCattgggagcccgttggtggACAGATGGAGTTGAGTGTTAGGAGTTTCTGGCTGCTTTGGCTCTGTCTCTATCAGCTCCTCTCCTGGGTTTAGCATTCTGTCCTGACATTTAGCTTTTCAAAGCAGAGGTCTGGGATCCTAATTGAAAATTTGCTTGTGAAACGCCAGTTCCGTCGTCTTCCGATCTGCAGCccaagtgctctctctctctctctctttgtcctcATTTTAATCCTTGAGTCTCCCTTGACCCTTGCCAGGCCCAAgcccctaactctaatcctaaactAAACCCAGGCCTCATTTCGAATCTAAACTCCTATCCTAGCCCTAATCCTGCCTCTTGAAGGTCCTGATTATGATTCCCACTGCCAATAGCGTTCCCCGGGAGCTGACTCTCTGTCTTGTTGGCAccatggtgggagagagagatgagaggcaggAATGGCTATGGACGGGAGGCAGCAAGTGGTAAAAATTCCATCTGGAAGCCTGCATGGCTCCTCTGGGCAAATGCAAGTTTTTGCCAATACTGGGCAAACGTTTGTCACCCTCCTAACTCCTTGGACCCTCCCTCGGTCGTGCTAGTGGAGTGATTGGCATGGATGGCCACTGGCAGTTTCTGATGGGGGCTGGATTGGTTTTCTCTTCTGATCCTCAGCTCATCGCCACGGGAATGCTCCAGCTCTGCATTCTCGCCATTACGGACAAGAAGAACAGTGCCGCGCTGGATGGCACGCAGGCCCTTGTCATCGGCCTCCTGGTAGCCATCATTGGCATGTCCATGGGCATGAACACAGGCTATGCCATCAATCCTTCCCGGGACTTGCCACCCCGCATCTTCACGGCCATCGCGGGCTGGGGCATGGATGTCTTCCGGTAACCTGGGTTTCTGTAGAGCAGCTGTGCCAATTTAAttatgttattattgttgttgtcattattatatttaagggcttactgtgtgacaaccactgctctaagtactagggtagatacaggattttCAGGTTGGGTACGATCCCCGtcgtgcatggggctcacaatctagataggagggagtaggatttaatcccccatttgcacagatgaggtaactgagacacagagagcccaaagtcacatagcagggaagtggcagagctgggatttgagcccaggacCTGCGACTCTCAGGGCAgtggtccactaggccatgttgcttctcaactcGTAAGCCCGGCCTCCCCACAAAATTGCATAGCCTATTGATAAACAACTCCATTCTTGCAAAAGCCTCCATTTTGGGAAGTCTTCCTCCGGTCCCGGCCATTCATTCGGAATGAACTCTGCTTTAGGAAGCACTACCTGGGAAGACCTTGCAAGGAGTCACCTCCCTAAAATGGCTCTCTTTGGGTTTCACCATGAGAGGTCTTACAGTCAATAAAGCCATTGCTTGTCGCCCCAGACCAAAAAATAATTAACGGCATCAGCCTCAGAGGTTACAAAGATTATCCTCTGAGGATTAAATGGGAGGGATAGAGTTTGGCTCGCAGCAGGAGAGTTTGAGGATAGACATCAGGAAGAACTTCCTCACTGTCGaggggtgggacagagaccaaaGGGAAGGGGATTGTGGAGTCCATCCTCTGGAGATTTTCTAGgccaagagttcattcattcattcattcaatcgtatttattgaacacttaatgtgtgcggagcactgtactaagcgcttgggaagtacaagttggcaacatatagacggtccccaacccaacagcgggctcacagtctaggagggggagacagacaacaaaacaaaacatgtagacaggtgtcaaaatcattagaataaataaaattatagctctacgcacatcattaacgaaagaGTTGATGTTTGGGATTCCCAGAGGGACGGGGGGAAACAGATGATCTCCCGAGTCTTGGTGATTCATGTCTGGAACAATCCTCTTGTGTGGAGTTATTTGCCGGGGGATCCTTCTCGGGTCGTTCCGGGGCTTGACCTGAATCTCCTCAAGTGCTTGATCATCGCGGGCTCTGGGCGAGCCTGGGTGGCAGGTTGGTGACGGGAGACTGGCACAGACAGGTGACTCAAGCTTGGGTCCGGGCCCACGTGGACCCAACTCCTGCCCCTCTGGTTGGGGCTTCCTTGGGTCGCTGCTGGATGGAGGGGGCATGGCTAATTGCAGATGTGGGTCTGGATGGTTCCTGGGCAGTAtgacctcatggaaagaacacggggctgagagacagaggacacgggttctaattccggctccgctgcttgtctgttgtgtgaccgtgggttgtcacttgaattctctgtgcctcagttccctcatctgaaaatggtgatttaagattgggagccccctgtgggacaggggctgtgtccaacctgactatcttgtataataataataataattatggtatttgctaagtgcttactatgtgccaagcactgttctaagcactgggggcattcaggttgaacatagtccccgttccatgtggggctcgtagtctcaatccccattttgcagatgaggtaactgaggcacagagaagttgagacttgaccaaggccagcgtggctcagtggaaagagcctgggctttggagtcagaggtcatgggttcaaattccggctccgccacttgtcagctgggtgactttgggcaagtcacttcacttctctgggcctcagttccctcatctgtaaaacggggattaagactgtgagccccccgtgggacaacctgatcaccttgtaacctccccagcggttagaacagtactttgcacttagtaagcacttaataaatgccattaaaaataaaaaggccacagagcagataagtggtggagcggagattagaacccacgacctctgactcccaaattcatgctcttgtcactaggccatgctgcttctctacctcagcacttagaacagtgcttggcacataagtgcttaaccgataccacaattattattacttaattattattgtcacagtACTCAGTCCTCACCATCCCCTGAGTTCCCCGTGCCCAAGAGCGGCTGGGCCTAGTCAGAGGCAAAATGAAGATTAGGCCTGGACGCTGGCacgggaggtggggctggggtttGCCCTGGCAGGGCGGGTCCTTTGGTCTCTTGACCTGTATCTCTGCATCTTCTTTCACAGGGCTAGCAATAGCTGGTGGTGGGTGCCTTTGATCGCCCCGACAATTGGCAGCGTCATTGGCGCTCTGATTTACAAGATCCTCATCGACCACCACAACCGCTCGGCCCCGCAGCCGGAGTCCCATCTGACCTTGCCGTCAGAGCCAGAGCCCGAGGCCACCTGCATAGGCTTGGAGATGAAGGCATAGTAGGCCCGGCGGGACGGCGACTCTCTGACTCTGACAAGAATAAAGGCCCAGAAAGGCGGCGTAGGCCCCGTGTGAACTTATTGCCCTGCCTCGTCCGCgtgggcggaggggatgggaggaagcgTTTTTCCAGCTTCCGGGAACGAGACCGAAGAATGAAATCGAGCTGCGGACAGAAGCAACACAGGTAATCGAGAGAACAACAGGGGAACGTGTGAAGTGGAAGCCAGAATTCTTGTGCGGATCTTTTTCTGGTGGTGACCTTCGCCGCTTCGAGGGAGCGGGCGCGGGGTACCGCTTGTCCGGTTTGGGTGGACCAAGGAGAACCAGGAAACATGGGAGGTGGACGCAGCCGTTCAGGGGGCTGGGCCGGGTGTGGGGTCCACGCACCACCCTGCCTCTGCGCTCTGGCTTCGGGAAgcaagtctagaagagggaatgaTCCCAGATCCTTAGGCTGACGAGATCTCCTTGAGACCTCCTCCCTCGAGCCCAACCATCCGCCCTCTGAAAAACCACCCCGACGGTATCGGCAGAATACGCCCCATGTTCCCGATAGGCTGGGGGACCTTGGCTCCAGCTTAGGGTTCCTTGGGCTGGGGGAATCGGCAGCGTCTGTCCCAGTGCCTCCGGTCCTATTGTGACTACAAGCTTCCACAGGTCAAATTTGAGCCGTTGTACATCCATGGCTCTCGGAGCCTACTTTCATCCCGTGGGCCTTGGGTCCCGCGCTTCTGGGATTTGGGTTGGGCTGGACCAGGAGCTGTGGgaatttctctgtttctcagggGTCCGAGTGGTTCCTGGGAGACCTCTGGCTGACATAACTCAGCTGGGTTCCTTCCAGCCACTCCAGCCCACTCGAGAACCTGCACCCAGTAGCCCCTGCCGCCTGCTTATGAGGCCTCTCCCTGGGCTCCTTGTTCAGCACTGGGGCTACCCATAATGGGAAAAGGAGACCCGGGAGACGCGACAGTCATAGCGTTGTTTCAATTGCCCTAGGCTTTGGGTGAAACTGCTCTTTTTTCAACATTTCTGTGTTTATAACCTTACTCGCGTGGGACCTTGTTGCCTCTACACGAATAGACGTGCTATGTGTCCGTgtgtttaaaataataaaaattcagTGGGGTTTAATTTGGCTATTTATCTTGTCGGGGTAGGGGGAGGGTGTGAGGGGGACCTTAAATTTGTGTTACTGCCAGGGTAGTTCATCCCTGAATCAGGACACTATGGGAATTTGGGTATCTACATTCCTGGAGCTCTTTAGGTAGATGTGCcaaggagtcaagggacctgggttctaatcctggctggctctgccacttgtctttatgtgaccttgagcaactcacttaattttacttcatctgtaaaacggagattaagactgggagctctatttattttattttgttaatatgtttggttttgttctctgtctcccccttttagactgtgagcccactgttgggtagggactgtctctatatgttgccaatttgtacttcccaagtgcttagtacggtgctctgcacatagtaagcactcaataaatacgattgatgatgatgataatgtgggacagagaccgtgaccACCTAATTATATCCTATCTATTCTACTGCTCATTGTTGTGACCGGTGCTtactggcacataattagtgctcaacaaatttattatttaaaaaaaggggCCGGAGTGGGATGGCTAAAGTCATGGACAATAGGTCCGTCGGAGGTTAGTGTaggaaaaattagggatgttgGTTGTTCTTCCCTAACCAAAAGgatggttgtcccatgggagtgATGACTGTTGTGGTTTGGAGGAATGCCAATAGTCCCTTCCCTCTCACTGGGGCCCCTGGTTGCAAGTCTCCACAAACACAGTACCCAGACACCTTTGGCTATTAATAGATAACAGTGTTTGCTTAGATAAGGATTTCAAGGGCCACAGTGACTTACACCCAGGGGTCAAGTGACCCCCTAAGACCACTGCTGGGCTTTCCTCAGTGCCTCCCGAGGGGTTGCCCTCCCCTGCTGGTTCATCCTTCCTGGAGAACATCAgctgcccctcctttcctctctccgctCACTGCCACCCACATAGAAGATGGAGACATCCATCCAGCCTCCGACCTCttgtcctccacctcccctccaggCTCCAAAGAGCTGCCAAACgtgcccctgcccccttcccctgagccaccaGTGTGTAGGGATTTCTCTCCGTGAAGGGGTGGGAACGTCTTACCTGGATTTCCCCATTTGAACAGCACATGGTGGGCAGTCAGAAGTGGCCTGAGTCTGGTCCACCTAGAGAAgccttctgggggtggggggctctggaAGGGCTGCTCATTGCTacctctccctgttctcccttcctcagtcACCCTCTCACCAGTGTGCTTatctttttgttaatggtatttgttaaatgcttgctacgggctaggcactgtcctaagcgccagggtagacgtaagataatcaagttggacgcagtccctgtcccacaagggcgtcacagtcttaatctccactttacagatgaggtcactgaggcacagagaagcgatgtgacttgcccaaggtcacacagcagataagtaggggagctgggattagaactcatgttcttctgagtcccaggaccgtgcgctatccactaggtcatgcttgaAGGAGACGGGTGTCCAGGCCACAGGAGGAGGGGAACGAGCCAAGAGGTCAGATGCACCAGCAGAATCCTGTTGCCGGGCAGTGTACTAGATACCGAGAGCAGGGAAGAGCATGACGAACACAGGGTTTCAGGCCTGCCCCTGCTACACCTGAAGGGCATCATAGCGCTGGAGTAACCAGAATAGCCTTCCCAGGCCTTCAGCTGCTAGGAGGATTCTTGGAAGATGGactctcactctctttccttgGTCTCTCCTGCTTCCACGCCCATCACTGTCCACAGCACGCCTGTTTGCTGGACGATGGCCACCTCACAAACCGCAGGGGAGTGACAAGCAGCCTTCGGCCCAGGTTTCCCAGGGTTCGCAGCCTGTGACAGGCAGGGCACCCCATGTCTACCCCGACACCGACCAGTGTATGCATCAGTTGGTACAGCTGACCAGCGCAGGGCCCAAACCCCCAGGAACCGCATCTCCCGAAGGAGGTGACTGGGGGAGGTAGGATTAGGGGCAGCTAGCCTGCTCATCCATCTTCAGGAAGGACATCGAGGCAGAGACGGAACTCATACCATCATTCCGAGAGCTTAATCATTTCGGCTCCTTGTCTTGCCAGCAGAACTTTACCTTTGGCCT
This DNA window, taken from Tachyglossus aculeatus isolate mTacAcu1 chromosome 3, mTacAcu1.pri, whole genome shotgun sequence, encodes the following:
- the LOC119925723 gene encoding aquaporin-7-like isoform X1 — encoded protein: MSVGLTMEEKHRIPSSQKQRSRGHQMQSKLRKESGMAAQKFLLSVLTENKLTREFLAELLSTFVLMMFGLGSVAQVVLGKQDFGDFLSINLGFGFGVTMGIHVAGGISGAHMNAAITFTSCVLGQLPWKKLPVYVLGQFLGSFLASGTVFLLYKDALYSFSGGNLTVTGPTSTAGIFSTYPAPYMDLLGGFVNELIATGMLQLCILAITDKKNSAALDGTQALVIGLLVAIIGMSMGMNTGYAINPSRDLPPRIFTAIAGWGMDVFRASNSWWWVPLIAPTIGSVIGALIYKILIDHHNRSAPQPESHLTLPSEPEPEATCIGLEMKA
- the LOC119925723 gene encoding aquaporin-7-like isoform X2, whose translation is MEEKHRIPSSQKQRSRGHQMQSKLRKESGMAAQKFLLSVLTENKLTREFLAELLSTFVLMMFGLGSVAQVVLGKQDFGDFLSINLGFGFGVTMGIHVAGGISGAHMNAAITFTSCVLGQLPWKKLPVYVLGQFLGSFLASGTVFLLYKDALYSFSGGNLTVTGPTSTAGIFSTYPAPYMDLLGGFVNELIATGMLQLCILAITDKKNSAALDGTQALVIGLLVAIIGMSMGMNTGYAINPSRDLPPRIFTAIAGWGMDVFRASNSWWWVPLIAPTIGSVIGALIYKILIDHHNRSAPQPESHLTLPSEPEPEATCIGLEMKA